From a single Aminobacterium mobile DSM 12262 genomic region:
- the ybeY gene encoding rRNA maturation RNase YbeY codes for MKVHLSFESLDDGESESTNALNKLEGREDVLGVIVERLFPGKFTDQEAEVSIAFVSAPDMKEKNYTYRGIDEPTDVLSFPMWEDQDGVFLPPSDWDVLPLGDILICEDVVRENAHQNGTSYVEELYLMVAHGFLHLLGMDHDTEEKQQKMWLFQSAICKEWLLDEKKSHQSPSLGGEVTR; via the coding sequence GTGAAGGTTCATTTATCTTTTGAGAGTCTCGATGATGGAGAGTCTGAAAGTACCAACGCCCTCAATAAATTAGAGGGCAGGGAAGATGTGTTAGGGGTAATTGTTGAACGTTTGTTTCCAGGCAAATTTACCGATCAGGAAGCGGAAGTGTCTATAGCTTTTGTTTCAGCTCCAGATATGAAGGAGAAAAATTATACATATCGAGGGATTGATGAGCCTACAGATGTCCTTTCTTTTCCTATGTGGGAGGATCAGGATGGAGTTTTTCTTCCCCCTAGCGATTGGGATGTTTTGCCTTTGGGCGATATTTTGATTTGTGAAGATGTAGTGAGGGAAAACGCTCATCAGAATGGAACGTCTTACGTAGAAGAACTCTACCTTATGGTTGCTCATGGTTTCCTCCACTTATTGGGAATGGACCACGATACGGAGGAGAAGCAGCAGAAAATGTGGCTTTTCCAGTCTGCGATTTGCAAAGAATGGCTTTTAGATGAGAAAAAGTCACATCAATCCCCCTCGCTTGGTGGAGAGGTGACTCGATAG
- a CDS encoding HD family phosphohydrolase, translated as MKNMNNVVNNLKLSRKFKKTKAKLLVGNGFYRFTSVVLLVCFACFLLFVRWFFDTGRSGFLLGKPSPRTYFAIAPMGYIDEEKTQLLRSKVEDTIAGVFVKDSSVVRGMKSRLEALEQGDLQMAMIPAALKDLLAQLSERKKTIVLRSTFKIGQELLAEGDWARGVAAPTAELIWEKIEALDLPMAENNLIYQLLEEILKPAVRLDKDLTQSLRKDFTAGLKPVEQFIKVGDVIVEKGNVITPQLARILLSQGYLQQRFPWKILILSLLLIFCWPFWVHLPDFASGSRRSFDLNEVFVACIVGGYWFAEYISSLLGARGVAIVVLTGWIYLVLPFIPAFQVVFGASIVASVLTAAFSTSEILLVASMGLVAAVTGRFFFRDVHSRSHLWRQLVVAGFFPVLGGMVVRWGMAMDLSWQVFLYACLGEAFWGVVVIAFLPVWENFFDIMSPLRLMELSYPTQPLLKKLQIEAPGTYHHSLMVGTLAEAAADRLGMNTYLIRAGAYYHDIGKLRRPHFFVENQMEGENVHDELTPSLSALVIIAHVREGLEIAQEYHLPAKLRQFIAEHHGTTCLAYFHRKSIALGETLPREQFCYPGPRPSCRETGLLMLADSVEAAVRADRKNITGIQDLEKVISGVVEAKVSEGQLDDVDFTMKELATIREALVYALQSMYHGRKVKEIKEEPSSEEEGATLKKQEE; from the coding sequence ATGAAGAATATGAACAACGTCGTCAACAACCTTAAACTTTCTCGCAAGTTTAAAAAAACGAAGGCGAAACTACTGGTGGGAAATGGATTCTATCGTTTTACATCAGTAGTTTTGCTTGTTTGTTTTGCTTGCTTTCTGCTTTTTGTTCGATGGTTTTTTGACACAGGACGATCCGGTTTTCTCTTAGGCAAGCCGTCGCCTCGTACATATTTTGCCATAGCTCCTATGGGATATATTGACGAAGAGAAAACACAGTTGCTTCGCTCCAAAGTGGAAGATACCATAGCTGGAGTTTTTGTGAAGGATTCCTCTGTAGTCAGGGGGATGAAGAGTCGTTTAGAGGCCTTGGAACAAGGAGACCTTCAAATGGCCATGATCCCTGCTGCTCTTAAGGACCTTTTAGCACAACTTTCAGAGCGAAAAAAAACTATAGTGTTGCGATCCACTTTTAAAATAGGCCAGGAGCTTTTGGCAGAAGGGGACTGGGCCCGTGGTGTTGCTGCACCGACGGCAGAGTTGATTTGGGAAAAAATAGAAGCTTTAGATTTGCCTATGGCTGAAAATAATCTTATCTATCAACTTCTGGAGGAAATACTCAAACCAGCGGTGCGGCTTGATAAAGATTTAACTCAGAGCTTAAGAAAAGATTTTACAGCAGGGCTCAAACCGGTGGAGCAATTTATAAAAGTTGGCGATGTGATTGTGGAAAAAGGGAATGTTATTACTCCGCAGCTTGCGCGTATATTGCTCTCACAAGGATATCTTCAACAACGGTTCCCATGGAAAATATTAATACTGTCTCTCTTGCTGATTTTTTGTTGGCCTTTCTGGGTGCATCTTCCAGATTTTGCTTCTGGGAGTAGACGATCTTTTGACCTAAATGAAGTTTTTGTGGCCTGTATAGTGGGAGGATATTGGTTTGCAGAGTATATCTCAAGTCTTTTAGGGGCTCGAGGTGTAGCTATTGTTGTTTTGACTGGATGGATTTATCTTGTATTACCCTTTATCCCTGCTTTCCAAGTCGTTTTCGGAGCTTCTATCGTTGCTTCTGTGCTTACTGCAGCTTTTTCGACGTCTGAAATTTTGCTAGTAGCCTCTATGGGACTTGTTGCGGCTGTAACAGGGCGCTTCTTTTTTAGAGATGTTCATTCTCGAAGCCATCTTTGGCGTCAGCTTGTCGTTGCCGGTTTTTTCCCAGTGTTGGGAGGAATGGTAGTTCGATGGGGCATGGCTATGGATCTTTCATGGCAGGTTTTTTTATATGCTTGTTTAGGCGAAGCTTTTTGGGGCGTTGTTGTCATTGCCTTTTTACCTGTGTGGGAAAATTTCTTTGATATTATGTCCCCTCTCCGGCTCATGGAGCTCTCATACCCAACCCAGCCTCTTTTAAAAAAACTACAAATAGAGGCGCCGGGAACGTATCATCACTCTCTTATGGTGGGAACTCTTGCAGAAGCAGCTGCGGATCGTCTTGGTATGAATACCTATTTGATACGTGCTGGAGCATATTACCATGATATAGGGAAGTTGCGTCGTCCTCACTTTTTTGTGGAAAATCAGATGGAGGGAGAAAATGTTCATGATGAATTGACCCCTTCTCTTTCTGCTCTTGTTATCATCGCGCATGTTCGAGAAGGGTTGGAGATTGCTCAAGAGTATCATTTACCGGCGAAGCTGCGTCAGTTTATAGCCGAACATCATGGAACTACCTGTCTAGCTTATTTCCATAGGAAGTCCATCGCTTTGGGTGAGACACTTCCCCGAGAGCAGTTTTGCTATCCTGGCCCCCGTCCCTCTTGTCGAGAAACGGGACTATTGATGTTAGCCGACTCGGTGGAGGCGGCTGTTCGTGCTGATCGGAAGAATATTACGGGGATACAAGATTTAGAAAAAGTAATTTCTGGTGTTGTAGAGGCGAAAGTTTCGGAAGGGCAGCTTGATGATGTAGACTTTACTATGAAAGAATTGGCTACAATTAGAGAAGCCCTTGTCTACGCTCTACAATCTATGTATCATGGCCGAAAAGTAAAAGAGATCAAAGAAGAGCCATCCTCTGAAGAAGAGGGGGCAACTTTAAAAAAACAGGAGGAGTAA
- a CDS encoding PhoH family protein yields the protein MSENHLKASEPKSFSETIIVSDQDILARFAGNNDENFKTIEERFPVRILVRGEKVTVQGPDNDVVETVYHYMEELLKVAKKGHQILAADVRYGMDMISIEGRVDLTSLYNDVICTTNRGKPVRPKTAGQKLYIEAMRTHDIVFAIGPAGTGKTYLAVCHAVSLLKAGAISRIVLVRPAVEAGESLGYLPGDLREKVEPYVRPLYDAFYDLFSPERFLRYVDKNVIEIAPLAYMRGRTLNDSFIILDEAQNTTPEQMKMFLTRLGFGSKAVVTGDITQIDLPSGKKSGLIEVRDILEGIEGIAFLELTNKDVVRHEIVQRVVKAYEEYEQRRQQP from the coding sequence ATGAGTGAAAATCATTTGAAAGCATCAGAACCAAAATCTTTTTCAGAAACAATAATCGTGTCGGATCAGGACATATTAGCGCGCTTTGCTGGTAATAACGATGAAAATTTTAAAACGATAGAAGAACGATTCCCTGTAAGAATTTTAGTACGGGGAGAGAAGGTGACTGTTCAGGGGCCAGATAACGATGTAGTAGAAACGGTATATCATTACATGGAAGAGTTGCTTAAAGTTGCTAAAAAAGGTCACCAAATTCTTGCTGCTGATGTTCGTTATGGGATGGATATGATTTCCATAGAAGGGCGGGTTGACCTTACCTCTCTTTACAATGATGTTATCTGTACTACGAATCGCGGCAAACCTGTGCGTCCTAAAACGGCAGGACAAAAGCTTTATATTGAAGCCATGAGAACTCACGATATTGTCTTTGCTATAGGTCCGGCAGGAACGGGAAAAACCTATCTGGCGGTGTGTCACGCCGTGTCCCTGCTCAAAGCAGGAGCTATTAGTCGTATCGTTCTGGTCCGTCCAGCAGTGGAAGCAGGAGAGAGTCTCGGCTATTTGCCAGGTGATTTGCGAGAAAAAGTGGAGCCCTATGTTCGACCTCTTTACGATGCGTTTTATGATCTTTTTTCTCCAGAGCGTTTCCTAAGATATGTTGACAAAAATGTTATAGAAATAGCTCCTTTAGCCTATATGAGGGGGCGGACTTTAAATGATAGTTTTATTATTTTGGATGAGGCGCAGAATACAACTCCCGAACAGATGAAAATGTTTTTGACCCGTTTAGGTTTTGGGTCTAAAGCAGTAGTGACTGGAGATATAACTCAGATTGATCTTCCCTCGGGGAAAAAATCCGGGTTAATCGAAGTCCGAGACATTTTGGAGGGGATTGAAGGCATAGCATTTCTTGAACTGACAAATAAAGACGTTGTGCGCCATGAAATTGTGCAACGGGTAGTCAAAGCTTATGAAGAATATGAACAACGTCGTCAACAACCTTAA
- a CDS encoding pyruvate carboxylase subunit B has translation MKDGNGKNTVKNGKSTKNPTVQGLEVLNAQKVGITETALRDAHQSLMATRMRIEDMLPIAEQMDEIGYHSLEVWGGATFDTCMRFLDEDPWERLRMLRKRFKKTKLQMLLRGQNVVGYRHYADDTVREFVKRAVGNGLDIIRVFDALNDLRNMEIAADQVKKEGAHLQLSMSFTLSPVHTLSAFAELASQMKEMGADSICIKDMAGLLSPVDASRLVKAIKKKTGLPIQIHSHYTSGMASMAYLAAIEAGADVVDCAISPFSMGTSQPPTESVAAALAGGEYDTGLSLDKLVPVANHFKSIKEKYKDIFVGLSGVDINVLIYQIPGGMYSNLVSQLKEQNALGRLQEVLREVPKVRKEMGYPPLVTPTSQIVGTQATLNVLVGERWKIIPKEVRNYFLGYYGRPPADVDLEIQKKAIGDEVPITCRPGEKIAPEMEEAREAVAPWALQPEDAVSYVMFPAVAKDFLMKKYAKKTKRDIGLETFVDGAGYPV, from the coding sequence ATGAAAGATGGAAATGGAAAAAATACTGTCAAGAACGGCAAAAGTACGAAGAACCCCACGGTTCAAGGGCTTGAAGTATTAAATGCTCAGAAGGTGGGAATTACTGAGACCGCCTTGCGTGATGCTCACCAATCCCTTATGGCTACCCGAATGCGGATTGAAGATATGCTTCCTATTGCTGAACAGATGGATGAAATCGGGTACCATTCTTTGGAAGTCTGGGGAGGAGCTACCTTTGATACATGTATGCGCTTCCTAGACGAAGATCCGTGGGAAAGATTGCGAATGCTTCGGAAGAGATTCAAAAAAACGAAGTTGCAGATGCTGCTTCGAGGTCAAAATGTTGTGGGATACCGCCATTATGCAGATGATACAGTGAGGGAGTTTGTTAAACGAGCTGTAGGAAATGGCCTTGATATCATTCGTGTTTTTGACGCTTTAAATGACTTGCGGAATATGGAGATAGCTGCTGATCAGGTCAAAAAAGAGGGGGCTCATCTCCAATTATCCATGTCTTTTACGTTATCTCCAGTTCATACCCTTTCTGCCTTTGCTGAGTTAGCTTCTCAAATGAAAGAGATGGGCGCAGACTCTATTTGTATTAAAGATATGGCTGGTTTATTGAGTCCTGTTGACGCTTCGAGACTTGTGAAAGCCATAAAGAAGAAGACGGGACTTCCCATTCAGATTCACTCTCACTATACGAGCGGCATGGCTTCCATGGCGTATCTGGCTGCCATCGAAGCTGGAGCAGATGTAGTGGATTGTGCCATATCTCCCTTCTCGATGGGGACAAGCCAACCCCCTACAGAATCTGTTGCCGCAGCTTTGGCTGGCGGGGAATATGATACAGGATTAAGTTTGGACAAATTAGTGCCGGTGGCAAACCACTTTAAGTCTATTAAGGAAAAGTATAAAGATATTTTTGTGGGATTATCCGGCGTAGATATAAATGTCTTGATTTATCAGATTCCTGGCGGAATGTACTCGAATTTGGTAAGTCAGCTTAAAGAACAAAATGCGTTGGGGCGTTTACAAGAGGTGTTGCGGGAAGTTCCGAAAGTGAGGAAAGAAATGGGATATCCTCCTCTCGTTACTCCGACGAGTCAGATAGTAGGAACTCAGGCTACTCTCAATGTATTAGTGGGGGAGCGCTGGAAAATCATCCCTAAAGAGGTTCGGAACTACTTCCTCGGCTATTACGGGCGCCCTCCAGCAGATGTTGACCTTGAGATACAAAAGAAAGCCATTGGCGATGAGGTTCCTATTACGTGTCGTCCCGGAGAAAAAATCGCTCCAGAGATGGAGGAAGCAAGGGAAGCTGTGGCTCCTTGGGCGCTTCAGCCGGAAGATGCTGTCTCTTACGTGATGTTTCCAGCTGTAGCGAAGGATTTCCTTATGAAGAAATATGCAAAGAAAACGAAGAGGGATATAGGTCTTGAGACTTTTGTCGATGGAGCTGGATATCCCGTGTAG
- the mazG gene encoding nucleoside triphosphate pyrophosphohydrolase: protein MNTSVDAAFDRLVHIMAQLRSPEGCPWDREQSFESLRSHIVEEAYELVDAITNKNVDDIKEESGDLLLQIVFISQLAQEEGFFDIKDVISEICDKLIRRHPHVFGKTKVEGSADVLANWEKIKATEKNIQKREDTSILAGIPESLPPLLKAYRMQAKVAHVGFDWEQGNVLPLQEKVEEELQEVRDALSFKESQESVEEEIGDLFFAVVNLSRHLGVNPDVALQRANKKFESRFRQVENMVHEAGKEWNDYNLEELDRFWREVKGSNSATDKNKEASDSSLL from the coding sequence ATGAACACTTCTGTTGACGCAGCATTTGATCGATTGGTACATATTATGGCACAGCTTCGCTCTCCTGAAGGCTGCCCTTGGGATCGAGAGCAATCTTTTGAGAGTCTGAGGAGCCATATAGTAGAGGAAGCGTATGAGTTAGTTGATGCTATCACGAATAAAAATGTGGACGATATAAAAGAAGAGTCAGGTGACTTACTCCTTCAAATAGTTTTCATTTCTCAGCTCGCCCAGGAGGAAGGATTTTTTGATATAAAAGATGTAATATCCGAAATTTGTGATAAGCTCATACGCAGGCACCCCCATGTTTTTGGAAAAACAAAAGTGGAAGGGAGTGCCGATGTTTTAGCTAACTGGGAGAAGATAAAAGCGACAGAGAAGAATATTCAGAAACGAGAGGACACGTCGATTTTAGCAGGTATCCCAGAGAGTTTACCTCCTTTACTTAAAGCATATCGTATGCAGGCTAAGGTCGCCCATGTGGGGTTTGATTGGGAGCAGGGAAATGTGCTTCCCTTACAAGAAAAGGTGGAAGAAGAACTTCAAGAAGTGAGAGATGCCCTATCTTTTAAGGAAAGTCAAGAGAGTGTGGAAGAAGAAATCGGAGATCTTTTCTTCGCCGTAGTGAATCTCTCGAGGCATCTAGGGGTAAACCCCGATGTAGCCTTGCAGCGAGCTAATAAAAAGTTCGAATCTCGATTCCGTCAAGTAGAGAATATGGTTCATGAGGCAGGGAAAGAGTGGAACGATTATAATTTAGAAGAACTGGATCGATTTTGGCGTGAGGTAAAAGGTTCCAATTCCGCTACGGATAAGAACAAAGAGGCAAGCGACTCATCATTACTGTAA
- a CDS encoding DEAD/DEAH box helicase, producing the protein MMFSSTYSHQSGYLWSLNEGVWKRGAQVHLPLEGGARPWVLGGAEVPLLVVCPDQRQAEDFVADWDCLWGGEKSHLLYELPLSVEGVRSQSLRLQRGEVLLQWKKEGGVLVASPGSLLCPFLTGRDFFPINVKSDQIRSTLIRWLEGAGYERVDLVWAPGQFVVRGFIVDIYDPSYVLPIRIEFFDEAVESLRSFHPQSQISAARLESVSIHSIRTAREIPIDAILPEECHVVLFEPMQLENQAESYRWLWEDLREEARTMPLPEWTDLLVSLSKWPKIRVSSAVALSEVPIPVQECPHFRGDAEKFRWNCQYWETEGFSIYVFSTGTVLKNDPQIQSIAHFEDGALSRGFIDSGKKIVVVSDFEIAGMTVTRSSKPWRSIPSEWKERLTENQLVVHEDYGVAIYRGVEEITSGGESLDSLVLEFANDQRLLVPFMQVYKISPLPEDATSDVVLDSLRGTRWKKAVERTKERVREEVRALIRLYAKREMIKGFAFPPSTDMYRQFVEAFSYIETADQLKAEEDIIEDMESPYPMDRLLVGDVGFGKTEVAMRAAFKAAEAGKQVVVLVPTTILAQQHYYTFRSRMSGFPIRVEVLSRFISLSKQKKILEDTRKGVVDILIGTQRLLQKDIEFANLGLLIIDEEHRFGVMHKEKLKNTREGIDVLTLSATPIPRTLSLSLRGLRSFSVIATPPHNRLPVVTMVGPRRRETVRRAILRELNRGGQIFYVSNRIYRLSEKFSELKSMFPDASIALAHGQMAEKELEKTMLDFYNGKINILLCTTIVESGLDIPRANTLIVDDAQELGLAQMYQLRGRVGRREEGAFAYFFYPEHLALQKETRERFDAISTFSDVGSGYSLALQDLQIRGGGDLVGTSQHGQEERTGYCFYYKMLEEEITRVRGEIFPEVSLESELTGAIPSAYIPQENIRITLYRRLLKENDWLELEHIRQEVRDRFGPLPDPLSFLIDMTMVRIAGSRAGISSVISDLEQTIVILKAERLRKFLKSCKGWALFAQRLIGPGGYRGMADVSKAVKALLSERREDMEVQA; encoded by the coding sequence ATGATGTTCTCCTCTACCTATAGTCATCAAAGTGGGTATTTATGGAGTCTCAATGAAGGGGTATGGAAAAGAGGTGCCCAGGTACATTTGCCGCTAGAAGGCGGAGCTCGTCCCTGGGTTCTCGGTGGTGCGGAGGTCCCTCTGCTTGTTGTATGTCCTGATCAGCGCCAAGCGGAAGATTTTGTAGCGGATTGGGACTGTTTGTGGGGGGGAGAAAAGAGCCATCTTCTTTATGAGCTTCCCCTCAGTGTAGAGGGGGTACGAAGCCAATCTCTTCGCCTTCAGCGAGGAGAAGTGTTGTTGCAATGGAAGAAAGAAGGAGGAGTCCTGGTAGCTTCTCCTGGGAGTTTGCTGTGCCCCTTCCTGACAGGAAGAGATTTTTTCCCCATTAATGTCAAGAGTGATCAGATACGAAGTACTCTTATCCGATGGCTTGAAGGGGCTGGCTATGAGAGAGTGGATTTGGTATGGGCCCCCGGTCAATTTGTTGTTCGAGGTTTTATTGTAGATATTTATGATCCGTCGTATGTTCTCCCCATACGCATCGAGTTTTTTGATGAAGCTGTCGAAAGTTTGCGTTCCTTTCATCCGCAGAGCCAGATAAGCGCAGCGAGGCTCGAGAGTGTTAGCATTCATAGTATACGTACTGCTCGAGAAATTCCTATAGATGCCATTCTTCCAGAAGAATGTCATGTTGTTCTTTTTGAACCAATGCAACTCGAAAACCAAGCTGAATCCTATCGTTGGTTGTGGGAGGATCTAAGGGAAGAGGCGCGCACAATGCCCCTTCCAGAGTGGACTGATTTGCTTGTATCCCTTTCGAAATGGCCTAAGATAAGAGTAAGTTCAGCTGTAGCTTTGTCAGAGGTGCCTATACCTGTTCAAGAGTGCCCTCATTTTAGAGGAGATGCAGAGAAATTTCGATGGAATTGTCAATATTGGGAGACTGAAGGTTTTTCTATTTATGTCTTTTCTACCGGCACTGTCTTGAAAAATGATCCTCAAATTCAATCTATAGCTCATTTTGAAGACGGCGCTCTCTCAAGAGGTTTTATAGATTCTGGAAAAAAGATAGTGGTTGTGTCCGATTTTGAGATAGCTGGCATGACTGTTACTAGAAGCAGTAAACCTTGGAGGTCTATCCCCTCTGAATGGAAAGAACGGCTCACTGAGAACCAGCTAGTAGTCCATGAAGACTATGGAGTAGCCATTTATAGGGGGGTAGAGGAAATTACGTCTGGGGGGGAATCCTTAGACTCTCTCGTGCTTGAATTTGCCAATGATCAAAGGCTTCTTGTTCCCTTTATGCAAGTCTATAAAATATCGCCGCTTCCAGAAGATGCCACTTCTGACGTAGTTCTTGATTCTCTGCGAGGAACAAGGTGGAAAAAAGCTGTAGAGAGAACGAAGGAGAGAGTTCGAGAGGAAGTTCGAGCCCTTATTCGGCTTTATGCAAAAAGAGAAATGATAAAAGGTTTTGCTTTCCCTCCATCTACTGATATGTATCGTCAATTTGTAGAAGCTTTTTCTTACATAGAAACGGCAGATCAACTTAAGGCAGAAGAAGATATTATAGAAGACATGGAGAGCCCCTATCCTATGGATAGACTTTTAGTAGGGGATGTGGGATTCGGCAAAACCGAAGTGGCTATGCGAGCTGCTTTTAAAGCGGCAGAAGCCGGGAAGCAAGTGGTAGTACTTGTTCCTACAACAATTTTAGCTCAACAACACTACTATACTTTTCGTAGTCGTATGAGTGGGTTCCCCATTCGAGTGGAGGTTTTATCCCGCTTTATTTCTTTATCAAAGCAGAAAAAGATTTTGGAGGATACTCGAAAGGGAGTTGTAGATATATTAATTGGGACGCAACGTCTTCTTCAAAAGGATATAGAATTTGCGAATCTTGGCTTGTTGATTATAGATGAAGAACATCGGTTTGGTGTTATGCACAAAGAAAAGCTAAAAAATACGAGGGAAGGAATAGATGTTCTCACTCTTTCAGCAACCCCTATCCCACGCACACTTTCTCTCTCGTTGCGAGGATTACGAAGCTTCTCTGTTATAGCGACTCCTCCCCATAATCGTTTGCCTGTAGTAACGATGGTGGGGCCAAGACGGCGGGAAACAGTGAGACGTGCTATTTTACGAGAGTTGAATAGAGGGGGACAAATTTTTTATGTCTCTAATCGTATCTATCGTCTTTCAGAAAAATTCTCTGAACTAAAAAGCATGTTTCCTGATGCTTCCATAGCATTGGCTCATGGCCAAATGGCGGAAAAAGAGTTGGAAAAGACAATGCTCGATTTTTATAATGGGAAAATAAATATCCTGCTTTGTACTACTATTGTAGAAAGTGGTTTGGATATTCCTCGAGCAAATACACTTATAGTTGATGACGCGCAAGAATTAGGATTAGCCCAGATGTATCAGCTTAGGGGAAGAGTAGGTAGGCGGGAAGAAGGAGCTTTTGCATACTTTTTCTATCCAGAGCATCTCGCATTGCAAAAGGAGACGAGGGAACGATTTGATGCTATCTCAACCTTTTCTGATGTAGGTTCAGGGTACTCGTTAGCTCTACAGGATCTGCAGATACGTGGTGGAGGCGATTTAGTAGGGACCTCTCAACATGGGCAGGAGGAGAGGACTGGGTATTGTTTTTATTATAAGATGCTTGAAGAAGAAATAACGAGGGTCAGGGGAGAAATTTTCCCTGAGGTTTCTTTGGAAAGCGAGCTTACAGGGGCAATCCCTTCAGCGTATATTCCGCAAGAAAATATTCGCATCACTCTTTATAGAAGATTGTTGAAAGAAAATGATTGGCTAGAATTGGAACACATCCGGCAAGAAGTACGTGACCGTTTTGGTCCTTTACCAGATCCACTCTCCTTCCTTATAGATATGACAATGGTCAGAATTGCCGGAAGCCGAGCAGGTATTTCTTCAGTCATATCGGATTTGGAGCAGACAATCGTTATCTTGAAGGCTGAAAGACTTCGTAAATTTCTGAAGAGTTGTAAGGGATGGGCTCTTTTCGCACAGCGTCTTATTGGACCAGGTGGGTATAGAGGAATGGCAGATGTATCAAAAGCCGTAAAAGCTCTCTTGTCTGAACGTAGAGAGGATATGGAGGTACAAGCATGA
- the pth gene encoding aminoacyl-tRNA hydrolase: MRLVVGLGNPGPEYAWTRHNIGWLALDQVIQRFSLGKSSLKYDGMFWGPRKVGVTDCLFLKPLTYMNLSGRAVSQVCRYYHIEPEFVLVVSDDVALPFGRLRLRIKGSAGGHNGLASVLGALGTLDVPRLRLGVGAVPMGRDMVSWVLGTFPSHEREQLPEFLHKAANAVELWLTEESQLAMSQINSRDNINPIKGLEEK, translated from the coding sequence TTGCGTCTCGTCGTTGGTTTAGGTAATCCAGGGCCAGAATATGCTTGGACACGTCATAATATAGGGTGGCTTGCGCTTGACCAGGTCATTCAACGTTTTTCTCTTGGCAAGTCTTCTTTGAAGTATGATGGTATGTTTTGGGGGCCGCGAAAAGTAGGGGTGACGGATTGTTTGTTCTTAAAACCCCTTACCTATATGAATTTAAGTGGCAGAGCGGTTTCTCAGGTATGTCGTTATTATCACATCGAACCTGAATTTGTTTTGGTGGTTAGTGATGACGTAGCCTTGCCTTTTGGCCGTTTGCGGTTGAGAATAAAAGGCTCGGCTGGGGGGCATAATGGCCTTGCCTCGGTGCTTGGTGCGCTTGGAACTCTTGACGTACCACGTCTTCGTCTAGGTGTTGGAGCTGTTCCGATGGGACGTGATATGGTCTCGTGGGTTTTGGGAACATTCCCTTCACATGAGCGAGAACAGTTGCCAGAATTTCTTCATAAAGCTGCGAATGCAGTGGAACTCTGGCTGACAGAAGAGAGTCAATTGGCCATGAGCCAAATCAATTCTAGAGATAACATAAACCCCATCAAGGGGCTGGAAGAGAAGTAG
- a CDS encoding 50S ribosomal protein L25: MADMVKLVLEARNEKGKEAVKKLRPTGYIPAVFYGPEYKESVPVKVKALDIAAIVRSGHWETVRFNVTLPDGKEEMCLMRDVQKNFLNDDILHVDFFQLMRGRKVSINVPIVLEGREVCVGLKSGGVVEQLLYEVEIDVLPQEIPDSIVINVKNLDLNEGVYLKELPLPESAELLVDPEDMVVTVGLPKIEEEPEVEEEVAPGEVEVVAKGKAKEAEEEEE, translated from the coding sequence ATGGCTGACATGGTCAAGTTAGTTCTCGAGGCGAGAAATGAGAAAGGGAAAGAAGCCGTAAAGAAACTTCGGCCGACAGGATACATTCCGGCTGTTTTTTATGGCCCCGAATATAAGGAGTCTGTTCCTGTTAAGGTAAAAGCTTTGGATATTGCGGCAATCGTCCGTTCGGGACATTGGGAAACTGTTCGTTTTAATGTAACTCTTCCTGATGGCAAAGAGGAAATGTGCTTAATGAGAGATGTGCAGAAGAACTTCCTGAATGACGATATTCTTCATGTGGATTTCTTCCAGCTCATGAGAGGCCGCAAGGTTAGTATTAATGTTCCTATCGTTCTTGAGGGACGAGAGGTTTGTGTTGGCTTGAAATCTGGCGGAGTAGTAGAGCAGCTGTTATATGAGGTGGAGATAGATGTTTTGCCTCAGGAAATTCCTGATTCTATCGTTATAAACGTGAAAAATCTTGATTTGAACGAGGGTGTTTACTTAAAAGAGCTTCCTCTTCCGGAAAGTGCTGAGTTGCTTGTAGACCCTGAAGATATGGTAGTTACCGTAGGCTTACCCAAGATAGAAGAAGAGCCCGAAGTCGAGGAAGAAGTGGCTCCCGGTGAAGTTGAAGTGGTGGCTAAGGGTAAGGCCAAGGAAGCGGAGGAAGAAGAGGAGTAG